One region of Planctomycetota bacterium genomic DNA includes:
- a CDS encoding polysaccharide deacetylase family protein: MSQVDQTRSRLANHAGSLLLALVMIAMLYPWSRFAERPRRKVIIPILMYHHVGNWGPAKADWAPWVVLPEDFSAQLDWLTAHHYHTITFRELLACEANHIDPPPNSVMLTFDDGWAEHLEIARTQLEPRGMRGVFFIYTGPIAAQDNGSGYLSWNQVEQLEAAGHEVQSHTLSHPRLVDVPPAQLEREMSQSRATLEARVHHPVEAIAYPFGLQDERVRKAAREAGYRMAVRADDDPDAEPPQSLQLPRMKMSYGEGIDRFAARMAALGQK, from the coding sequence ATGAGTCAAGTGGATCAGACGCGAAGCCGCCTTGCGAACCACGCCGGTTCATTGCTGCTGGCGCTCGTCATGATCGCGATGCTGTATCCATGGTCACGCTTCGCGGAACGACCGCGACGCAAGGTCATCATTCCCATCCTGATGTACCACCATGTGGGGAATTGGGGGCCGGCCAAGGCGGATTGGGCTCCCTGGGTGGTGCTGCCGGAGGATTTTTCGGCGCAGTTGGATTGGCTGACGGCTCATCACTATCACACCATCACCTTCCGGGAATTGCTGGCCTGCGAGGCGAATCACATCGATCCTCCCCCGAACTCAGTGATGCTCACCTTCGATGACGGATGGGCGGAGCATTTGGAGATCGCCCGGACGCAGCTTGAGCCGCGGGGAATGCGCGGCGTTTTCTTCATCTACACTGGGCCGATCGCCGCCCAGGACAATGGTTCGGGTTACTTGTCGTGGAACCAGGTGGAGCAGCTGGAGGCCGCCGGCCATGAAGTGCAGTCGCACACACTGTCCCATCCCCGGCTTGTGGATGTGCCTCCCGCGCAGCTGGAGCGCGAGATGTCGCAGAGCCGGGCGACCCTTGAAGCCCGCGTCCATCATCCCGTCGAGGCGATCGCCTATCCCTTCGGCCTTCAGGATGAGCGGGTGAGGAAGGCGGCGCGCGAGGCGGGATACCGGATGGCCGTCCGCGCGGATGACGATCCGGACGCCGAGCCGCCCCAGTCGCTCCAGTTGCCCCGAATGAAGATGAGCTATGGCGAGGGGATCGATCGGTTCGCGGCGCGGATGGCGGCGCTCGGGCAAAAATAA
- a CDS encoding VOC family protein, whose amino-acid sequence MRLTHVTLVIEDLERSVAFYESVLGAVVQRRTTHAELRLGDCRLALCTRQVLDAFVGVPMPPPDGKTVGGVVSIALVSEVELNQIIDRAKGCGGRVLKHPFTPEWGGRSAWIGDPDGHWVEFTVRK is encoded by the coding sequence ATGCGGCTCACCCATGTCACTCTGGTGATTGAGGACCTTGAGCGAAGCGTGGCCTTCTACGAATCCGTGCTTGGAGCGGTGGTTCAGCGGCGAACCACTCACGCCGAGTTGCGGCTGGGCGATTGCCGACTGGCCCTTTGCACCCGCCAAGTTCTCGATGCTTTTGTCGGAGTTCCCATGCCCCCTCCAGACGGAAAAACAGTGGGTGGCGTCGTCAGCATTGCCCTCGTTTCCGAAGTTGAATTGAACCAAATCATCGACCGGGCCAAGGGTTGCGGCGGCCGAGTGCTCAAACACCCGTTCACACCTGAGTGGGGCGGCCGTTCCGCCTGGATCGGTGACCCCGACGGCCATTGGGTTGAATTTACCGTTCGAAAATAA